TTTTTTCGGCTCACCAACGACTTTTTCCAACGATCAATGCCGTCAGCAGAAATGTCACTATAacactgaaaataaaaaaaatctttttatgcGGTCGGGTGTGAATAACTACCCAAATTATATCAGGTATGATTTTTTCCTTgcatattatttttcatttcccatTCTAGTAATCATTACTATAACATGTATAATTTGCCAATAATTGTGTATGATTATATCGGAAAATATATTTATCTTATAATTGTATATGTATCGTACAAATAATGATGATTACAAAGGGAATGGAAAGCTTATGATACTGATCATTTAGCGTACGATTTATTTCTATGCGGGATGTTATTTGCGTTTTATTTAGACCTGtatgcagggtttgcagaaatcgctctaaatagataacgaacaacgataaaagagagacaaAAACTGTTCTggatcataacaagccatgatacaaatttatcaaacttgtatacaagtgcgaaaaaacagaatcggatagcaGCCACCACAGAAAAATGGCGATTCTTGCTTTGTTTTCGCTTATTTCGTGTTGGtaaccgcacagctgtgtagaacaagtttaaatgcatcatcagagccagtgctcccctgcgtttggagctttctaaaagaaatttatcacggGGTATAGCCTTCCGAATCaattctctatcatgacagcttgaaAAAAGACTCTCGTGTATATGtaaacagagatgataagtgagagacttgttcattctctttaaGAATCAATCCCTACCTGTATGTATACTTTCTCCCAAATCGATTGGCCATGCATATTTATTACATCAAATACGGAGAAATACCATTGCAATAACCCGAGCCATACACCATTTGaaagaaatatttattataCTGAGCATCGCTTTATAGTCTTGTGGCCCTGTCTTGGGCCCTGTGCAttctgaacaactttgctgaataTAACTTGAGTGTACCTACtaaggatctcaagcttcatgaaTATTTCACATAAACAAGAACATTGCAAGCACCGAGACAAACACACTAGCGAAGCCTATATGCACAATCCCTTATCACTTTCTACTTATCAAGATTTatttagttatttatttattattgcgtcctggtgttaggtgggacgctaaacagccctgacacgacggccctccgacgagacaggaggtttgcgcaggcccaataagccgcctagaaaaccaatcattacgaacaatataagagataatgcgactcgatataatcggcaaagacctaggcgacgaatacaggatcacgattggaagcttggaacatggaattgcaagtcgctaggtttcgcaggttgcgacaggatgatctacgatgaattacatccccgcaacttcgacgtcgtggcgctgcaggagatttgctggacaggacagaaagtgtggaaaagcgggcatcgagcggctaccttctaccaaagctgtggcaccaccaacgagctgggaaccggctccatagtgctgggtaagatgcgtcaacgcgtgattgggtggcagccaatcaacgcaaggatgtgcaagctgaggattcaagccgtttcttcaactatagcatcatcaacgtgcactgcccacacgaagggagacccgacgacgagaaagaagcgttctacgcacagctggagcagacatacgatggatgcccactgcgggacgttaaaatcgtcatcggtgacatgaacgcacaggtaggaagggaggaaatgtatagaccggtcatcggaccggatagtctgcacaccgtatcgaatgacaacggccaacgatgcataaacttcgcagcctcccgcggaatggtagtccgaagcaccttctttccccgcaaaaatatccacaaggccacatggaaatcacctaaccaagaaacggaaaaccaaatcgaccacgttctaatcgacggtaaattcttctccgacatcacgaacgtccgcacttaccgcagtgcgaatattgaatccgaccactacctcgttgcagtatgcctgcgctcaaaactctcgacggtgtacaacacgcgtcgaagtcggacgccgcggcttaatgtcgggcggctacgagacggtagactagcccaagaatacgcgcagcagctggaagtggcactcccaacggaagagcagctaggcgcagcgtctcttgaagatggctggagagatattcgatccgccattggtagcaccgcaaccgctgcacttggaacggtgcccccggatcagagaaacgactggtatgacggcgaatgtgagcagttagtggaagagaaaaatgcagcatgggcgagattgctgcaacaccgcacgagggcgaacgaggcacgatataaacaggcgcggaacagacaaaactcgattttccggaggaaaaagcgccagcaggaagatcgagaccgtgaagaaacggagcaactgtgccgcgctaataacacacgaaagttctatgagaagttaaaccgttcacgtaagggccacgtgccacagcctgatatgtgtaaggacataaacgggaaccttcttacgaacgagcgtgaggtgatccaaaggtggcggcagcactacgaagaacacctgaatggcgatgtggcagacgaagatggcggtatggtgatggacctgggagaacgcgcgcaggacataattttaccggctccggatctccaggaaatccaggaggagattggccggctgaagaacaacaaagcccctggggttgaccaactaccaggagagctatttaactggctagagcgctgcactgggtcattaccaagatttgggaggaggaagttttgccgcaggagtggatggaaggtgtcgtgtgtcccatctacaaaaagggcgataagctggattgtagcaactaccgcgcaatcacattgctgaacgccgcctacaaggtactctcccaaattttatgccgtcgactagcaccaactgcaagggagttcgtggggcagtaccaggcgggttttatgggcgaacgctccaccacggaccaggtgttcgccattcgccaagtactgcagaaatgccgcgaatacaacgtgcccacacatcatctattcatcgacttcaaagccgcatatgatacaatcgatcgggaccagctatggcagctaatgcacgaacacggttttccggataaactgatacgattgatcaaggcgacgatggatcgggtgatgtgcgtagttcgagtttcaggggcattctcgagtcccttcgaaacccgcagagggttacggcaaggtgatggtctttcgtgtttgctattcaacatcgctttggaaggtgtaatacgaagagcagggattaacacgagtggtacaattttcaataagtccgtccagctatttggtttcgccgacgacatagatattatggcacgtaactttgagaagatggaggaagcctacatcagactgaagagggaagctaagcggatcggactagtcatcaacacgtcgaagacgaagtacatgataggaagaggttcaagagaagacaatgtgaaccacccaccgcgagtttgcattggtggtgatgaaatcgaggtggttgaagaatttgtgtacttgggctcactggtgactgccgaaaatgacaccagcagagaaattcggagacgcatagtggctggaaatcgtacgtactttggactccgcaagacgctccgatcgaatagatttcgccgccgtaccaaactgacaatctacaaaacgctcattagaccggtagtcctctacggacacgagacctggacgatgctcgtggaggaccaacgcgcacttggagttggaggaaagtgctgcgtaccatctatggtggggtgcagatggcggacggtacgtggaggaggcgaatgaaccacgaattgcatcagctgttgggagaaccatccatcgtccacaccatgaaaatcggacgactgcgatgggccgggcacgtagccagaatgtcggacagtaacccggtgaaaatggttctcgacaacgatccgacgggcacaagaaggcgaggtgcgcagcgggcaaggtggatcgatcaggtggaagatgacttgcggaccctccgtagactgcgtggttggcgacgtgtagccatggaccgagccgaatggaggagactcttatataccgcacaggccacttcggccttagtctgaataaataaaaataataatttatttattactccATTACTCCATTTCCATTTGTTGAACTTTACTTTCAGACatcatttttaaaaatagtAAATTATTAGTACGATAACAATATTTACAATGCAGAATATTCCATATATTGGAATATTTTGTGAAGtctaaaattatgatttcatATACTAACCAATGCCTCATTTCAAATAATGCGCCTTCCTGCACAACTTTCTTGAGGAGGCACAGTTTAAAAAGGCCATCCCAACCAGATAAAAATAACATTTacttgaaaaatttctaaattcataCCCTTCTTACGAAAACCCCTGATCAATCTTAAGTAATGTCTTGAAAggtgattaaattatctttcgaaacattaaaaaatccaaaattgatgGAATatcaaaaaagttataacaatttcTATTTAGGGTCAATTCGActccagagcacagacaacgtaagtcaGAAGGTTAATGAATAAATCTCACACTCAAGCCAATAAGATAATCAGTCTGTGGAATTTAATTGTAGGCGAAGacaagaataaataaataaataaataaataatagaacGGTAGAACAGTGATTAAATATTTATGTTATACAACAATTTTAATTTATCATGTATTAAATATACTATGAAAcatttttgggaaaatttttcgaatacatttttgtatcttaaaaaaattaattaatttataattttgatcAGCACTGTAATCCTCCAAGAAACCACCATATTGTCAAGTGGTGATTTATTATGATGATCGAGACGACGGTGCTCATGAAATAGTATGATTTTTCGATGACTTGAACCAATAATATGAAATATGATGATGGCGTGCACGGCTGGTGGAAGCAGAATATTGAACTTCACAATAAATACGAAATGGCATGTGGATTTTCCCACCACAAACGTTCCGATTTATGGAATTCAATATTATAAATATATGAACTGTTTAGTCACACTCCATATTTGGAAGATCCCACAAGCTGTTTatctttttcaaatgaattcataAACACAGAAGTAATTTAAATGGAGAAAAAAGTGACAGTTGCGAATTCAGTTGTGCAGCAGTGTTTTATATCTGTTATAGTGGGGTTCTCTGGGTTATTCATTTGTAACATAGAGTATGTTTtatattgactccacctcttgcgctttttcagtgatatacagtgaacgttcgctaattggggtttttctagttggggcgctttttagttgggggttcgctaattggggcgaaacccaattaaaaagcagctaaacgtcagaatgtgatgtcaaaaacgcgttgacgttttgtttccgtgtttggcgggatcgatattttctggcgcgtaaaattttcttttgttcaatgcaaaaagtaaacaacattgacgcttgtcaaaccgccccaattagcgaacggcattcgctagttggggtgaggtcgtgccccaattagcgaacgatcactgtacaaGTTGTATAACTGTACCTATGGACGAACATATGGCTTTTCGAATAAGCTTATATGAGTTATCAATACTGATTAACGACAAGCTGTGCTGCTTGGgtgtcaatggtttcagtgacgaaacgaaaagtttcaatgcaaaaagcaatactcATCGAGGCTTATTTCAATTTAACCGTCTACCCCTGGTGTGAAATCTGCGCCCGGTGCCTTCCAGAAACTTACAAGTCAAATGATTGCTGGATTAGAAGGTGTGGACAATTTCTTGGATGATTTCTTCGTCCACAGTGACACGAAAGAAGGGCACGATCGTATTCTTGAAGCACTTTTCACACGCATGAAGGAATATGGATTCAGTATTCGTCCGGAGAAATGCAAGTTCTACCAGCCGGAAATCAAATTTCTTGGCATCATCGTCAATGCAGACGGTATCAAGCCCGATCCAGAAAAAGCTATTACCAGCTATTGCCAAAAAGCTATATCCAGAAGCAGCTATTGCCGAAATGAAACGACCAACGGATTCAAGCACGTTACGTTCTTTTCTCGGTGCCGCTAATTTTTATGGTAAATTTGTACGAGAAATTCAACGAATTCGAAGGCCGCTGGACGAGTTGcttaaaaaagaaaacaaattcaTTTGGACTCTACAATGTCAGGAAGCTTTCGATAACATCAAGAAGGTTTTACAATCAGACTTACTGCTTACCCATTACAATCCTTCTTTAGAATTGATTGTAGCCGGCGACGTTTCAAGAACTGGTATAAGCGCAGTTATTTTACATCGTTTTCCTGATGAATAACTGAAAGCAATTGCTCATGCATCAAGAACGCTGTCAGCAGCAGAGCAAAACTATGGCCAAGTTATACTATAAGTATACTATAAGCGCTCGCGTTAGTATTTGCTGTAACTAAGTTTCGTCGTATGCTGTTGGGAAGAAGattcaaacttcaaaccgaCCATCAACCGCTTGTTAAAGTGTTTGGATCTAAAAAAGGAATTCCACTTCATACAGCGAATCGACTGCAAAGATGGGCCCTGTCACTTCTGGGGTACGATTTTGACGTGGAATATGTCTCAACGAAAAATTTCGGATATGCAGATGTTCTTTCGAGGCTAATTTCAAACCATCAAAAGCCTGAAGAGGAATACGTCATCGCAGCCATCAATCTGGAAGAGGAAATCAACGACAGTTTGCTTGGAAACTTAGAATCGCTTCCAGTAAATTTCGAGATGCTCAAGGCCACCACCAGTAAGGATCCAATTTTGCAGCAGATCAAGATTCATATTGAAAATGGTTGGCCACGCTGTAAAAACAGTATTTCATCACAGCTTCAATCTTTCTATTTGCGACGCGAGTCTTTGTCTATCGTAAATGGCTGCATTATGATGGAAGATCGTGTCGTCGTTCCAGATTTGTATAGTCAGCGAATTCTAAAGCAGATTCATCGGGAACAtcaaggaatcgaaaggatgAAAGCTATTGCTCGGAGCGTTGTTTTCTGGTCAAAGATTGACATAGATATTCAAGACTTTGTTCGTCGATGCAGTATCTGTGCAAGCGCTGCCAAGTCATTACCGCATTTCCAACCACAGCCATGGCCTCGAGCAGAAGGTCCCTGGAAACGCATTCACATGGACTACGCTGGACCGTTGGATGGAATGTTCTATTTGGTAGTGGTAGATTCTTATTCAAAATAACCTGAAATCTTCCAAACGCGATCAACCACTACACAAACCACCATTCGCTTCCTCAAGGAAATTTTTGCAAGATTCGGTATACCAGAGACAGTCGTGTCCGATAATGGAACACAATTTACAAGCAGTGAATTTAAGCACATGTGTGACCAGCTTGGAATTATACACATCCGTACTGCACCAGTGCTATACTGAACGGAAATTCTCCTGCTCAAGAAATGTTGGGCCGTACTATGCGAACCACACTGGATTTAttacgaccaaaaccaaaccgtacCTGCTCCCAGTTGAATAAGCCTCACAAGAAGTTTTCAGCAGGTGCAAAGGTTTATGCAAAGGTGTATTCTACTCCAAGCAAGTGGAAATGGGTTCCAGGCACTATTATCGAAGCAATCGGTGCTGTAAACTACAATGTTCTTTCAAATCAGCAAGCAGGAAGGAGGCAACTGATTCGTTCGCACGTAAACCAACTTCATCCACTATTCGAAGCTACCAAAGAAGATACAGTATAGCCTGAAGAACCATTAACTCCGTTTGACATCCTTGTGAGTgattttggactccgcaagaaaAATGTACCTATTCAGCTGCTAACCCCGATTCAACAACATCCACCATTGGAAGTTGAGCCATCTGAACCAGTTTTTGATGTTGCCTTTAACAACCAGGATAGCTCAGTAGGCGAAGAGTTCTTTGAATCTTTTGAAGAAGACGCAAACATCTCAACAACAAATCAGCCCGAACAATTAAGGACTCCGAGGCCAACAAGGATCATTCGACCACCTAGAAAATATCAAGATTATATTATCTAGCCAATTAAAAAAAGGAGATATTACCATCATAGCAAGCTAGGATTTGAAATATTAATATCATAGCATGCCTGATGACGTAGAAGTATAAAATAGTTCATTATGTATTCAGCTGTCAACCAAGCAAGacattatttattaaatttgttaAAACTTAAATAGTTGTTTAACTACAACATTTTACCATAAATATGTATTGTTCGAAGAACTTAATGTTAATGGGTTACGATATTAACTATGTCCATGATATATTTGTAACTGTACGAAGAACGGTAAATTTGTATatttggcgatgggctaaaaaATAGCATAACAGTAGCctgtaaataataaaaatataataattgtcggcgtagcaccaagttagaattcggaagtcgagaattccgaaccgaactttcttccgaagttttatttgtcaaactaattgatgcgttatTTGGCGCATCttcaggcgaatccagcgcactacttccgaagttgggaaagttgcctgtatctggagaaaaatccaacttcggtataaaagcgttataaatttattattctggATTAATTGATACCACAGCCCCGGCGGGCTCGTTTCCAATGCAAAGCGAGAATTTCCTCTCATTTTCTATGAATGGCCCTAGACAAGCAAAACAAAGACATGCATTGACGTTCAAGAAAGGGACAGAGCGAGCTAAAGAAAACCCGTTTCAGCGTAAAAAGTTTCACAACCGCATCAACGGTTTGCGGCTCTTTTTTATAGCTGGGTTGAACCTCGCACCTCACTCATCGCTCGTATCCAACAGGACAAGACGAAGGCCACAAAACAGATTCATTGTGTGCTTCTTCTTTCAGTCCAAGTTCAGCAATCAACGTGTCGGGTGTTGTAAGCAGTCGATTCCATTTTACGCACCTTTCATTcataatagaaaaaattgcaACGGTGATTCATTCACAAATTCGACGACACCAGATAGTGCGCGGGTGTTATAATCAACGCGAGTGAAAGAGAGTGAAAGTGCATTCCACCAGGCAGCAGCGACACGAGCGCAACGATGACGTCGCCAGGAGAAGTGTACATCGTTTCGGCCGCCAGAACACCGATCGGTAAATATCTATTCCAATTGGAATCGTGACAATCGAATTTAAAGGGACCGTTCCTCCCGTTATGTGTTTTGTTTGCTCTTAAGAGATGCTGAATCATCATCAGCTGTTTGATGTTGTTGATAAAACTTTCACTCTGTGTTGCAATCGTAACATGTGCGTTTGTGTGTTGGCATATTGCGTTGGTTTTCCGTTTGACTCCGTCCATAGAATACGTAAAGATTAAAAATTTGACAATATTATTTCCATCTGCAACTACATACCTACACATTTTGTGTATGGCAGATTCAAATCCTTTCATATGTGTATGAATAGATATGAATATGTTAATATATTATCTCGAACTATCTGTACGTAATTTGAAAACGTTCTTTCGATGTATAAATAATTATTCATAATGGAGTTTCTGTGGATGCATATTTGAAAGTCAAATAATCGGATGTtagataagattttttttacatttgaatTGGGTATTCACAATTTGCATTAGGAATGTCCATCAgtcttttcaaaacatttacaTAAAAATGCCGATGCGATGTTATAGAATCAACTTTACAAACCCGTTTAGTAAGGTTTCATCACTTAGTTTCATGCTATTGAGAAGTCtagaatcaaattgaattttcataatttttgcatttcttGTACAACACAGTTGTACCGAAAAGCAATAGGGttactccaaaaataaactttagataaagcccggagacccatattgttatataccgatcgactcatctcgacgaaccgaggtgatgtctgtatgtttgtgtgtgtatgtacaaattttgtagacacttTTTGAAAGCACtgcccgatttactcgcaacaagttgcatacgACGGGGCatgcagtcccattgtttgctattgaaaattgatccgatcggacattgcattttggAGTTATGGAATAATCcacggggggggggggtgtattTTGGGGATgggtcttgaaaaaaaaattcaaaatgaagaaattaaaaattaatgcaaaatgatagaattaATGTGATTTATTCCCCTAAACtgcctttcttatgtgattttttcaatacattttacgatgtACGACAAAGGTATCAtcgccatcaccgctagattAATTCACATCTGGGATTTTATATTCCTGATCAATGGCCTTCTGAGCTGCCGAGGACGATAAAGGTCCTtcgtagaaaaaatattttaagctcttttcagtggaatgtaaACAACCGTTTAAGACTAGtttggaaagtactaaactggtccttcgtagcttagtagagaAAGCACCTATCAAGCGTACTGGTtttgtgggatcaaaccccataCCGGAGGAAGtgattaccctccaatacatttttcgaactaaatctatcacatgttatGCAATTACACAAATCgcgtttcagacatagtaacgaTAGAAGAAATATTCGCGAAATAAATAGCTATTCGGCCATTTGACTTGACAGCTAGCTTTTTTAATGTTGTTTTTCACATGATATGACTTGCATTAGAATGGTAAGCTGTTCATGTGGGGTAGTTATCGGTTAGCTCGTGGCTGCAAATCTATCAGATAAAAGTCTGGCAAATTACTTGTTTCTCAGCTTTAAATCTATAATCTAAAATTGCATGGCTTTACTTATCATTTATTGCACGATTGTTATCTTGTGTTACTTTTAATAAACAGGAAAATTTAAAACCTTTCATGATTAAACATCTCAACTGCATATGACTAGAAAGAAGTCGTCATCAAAACGACCAAAATAAATGTTCATCCTCTAAGCATAACTTTAAGTTAATAAATTCCTTTCTATTTTCCAGGAAACTTCCTCGGTACCTTATCATCCCTAACCGCTGCAGACCTAGGAGCGGTTGCTGTGAAAGAGGTCCTCAACCGCGCCAACGTTCCGCCGGCCGATGTGGATGAAGTTATCCTCGGCCAGGCTCTTTCTGCCGGACAGGGACAAAACCCCGCTCGGCAAGCCTCCCTCAAGGCCGGCATCCCGAAGGAAGTGCCAGCCTTTCTAATCAACATGCTATGCGGCTCCGGACTTAAAACGGTGGCCCTGGGCTACCAAGCGATTCGTTCCGGTGATGCCAACGTGGTCGTAGCCGGTGGACAGGAGTCCATGTCGAAAGCGCCTCATGTGCTGCATCTGCGTAGTGGCACCAAAATGGGCGAAGCCAAGATGGTGGACACCATGCTGAGCGACGGTTTGACGGATGCGATCTACGATTTGCACATGGGTGTTACTGCGGAAAATTTGGCAAAGGAGTTCGAGATCACTCGTGAACAGCAGGACGCCTTCGCCACTAAGAGCCAACAGTTGACAGAGGAGTCGCAGAGCAAGGGATACTTCAACGACGAAATTGTGGCCGTGTCGGTCCCAAGCCGCAAGGAAACCATCACCTTCGATAAGGATGAATTCCCAAAGCACGGAACAACTGTGGAGAGCTTGGCCAAGCTGAAACCCTGTTTCATCAAGGATGGTACGGTGACGCCGGGAAATGCTTCCGGCATTAACGATTCAGCGGCGGCGGTTCTGCTGATGTCCGGCGAAGAAGTCCAGAAGCGTAGTGCGAAACCACTGGCAAAGATTGTGGCGTTCAGTCAGACGGGAATCTGCCCAAAGGTCATGGGTGCCGGCCCGATCAGTGCCGTGCAGAAAGTTGTAAGTATAGTATCGAATCGCAACTAGCTGTGATCAAATCTAATTCTTGGACTAACAGTTGGACAAAGCCGGATGGAAGCTGGACGACGTCGATCTGTTCGAACTTAACGAAGCATTCGCAGCTCAATCGTTGGCCGTCAACAAGGGTCTTGGAGTGAACCCAGAAAAGGTGAACGTCGGAGGTGGAGCCATCGCGCTTGGACATCCGATCGGTGCTTCCGGTGAGTGTAAATGTCATCGGTTAATGCAGGTTCTTGGTGTAATTTGGACTTTTTCTCATACACAGGCTGCCGTGTGCTGGTTACTTTACTGTACGCATTGAAACGGACCGGTGGCAAAAAGGGCGTGGCTTCGCTCTGTGTTGGTGGCGGAATGGGAGTGGCAATGGCCGTTGAAATGGCATAATGATTATGGCCAAATAGGGGTTGCTTTTGTTGTAGTTAAAAGTTTTAGTATTTTCAACTTATAGTTATATGTATCAAAAACACAGATTTCAAAGATTTTGCTACTTAACATACTCAAAGTATTTACCGTTGGATGTATTGTACTTGATTGTCGTACTTCATAGTAGATAGTAATTAGCTACGGAGCGAATAGCGAAGGACAATAAAGCAACATTTGTACTTAGctctgttttttttatttcaaagttTCGAAATTGTATCCATTGCTCTCTAGTCTATTAACCCTCTCTTTCACACGACTTTTTCCAAAGATTTTAATAGGAAGGAATCGCCTAtgaaaaaaatgctagaacaaaagttgtttggcatagctaaaattagtggaaaatgaaaaaaacaatttgtgattgtaaatcaatagttacttgattatttccaatagtttcactatttttacacaaaattgattatatttgtagcctaatgaaaccataaagttgtgtaaaatactgctttttgttgttgaaataattcgatgaatgttggaaggtgcaaaatttgatggagctctacagctaccatgggaaggaaagggttaatgCGGTATTGTTATTAACGATACGTGTTTCCCTCTACACTGCCTATGATCACATATTAGTCCCATACGAAAGAAGGCAAAactctgattaatccacctagcgatgatgATGCCATTCTCGTATATAATAAGAAATGTATCGAGAAAAGCACAAGAGAACAAGTTTGCATTGTTTCAAAAAGTGTGTTCATTTTTAGACAAACATATTTCATATCAATTGGTCGTTTAAGGCGATTTGTATAAACACTAATTCTGCCGTTGGACTcataaatgtcacatgttacattttatcatttcgaaaactccaagtgcgcgttgggcctccacgagcatcgtccaggtctcgtgtccgcagaggactaccggtctaatgagcgttttgtagattgtcagtttggtatggcggcgaactctattcgatcggagcgtcttgcgaagtccaaagtacgtacgatttccagccactatgcgtctccgaatttctctgccggtatcgttatcggcggtcaccagtaagcccaagtacacgaattcttcaaccacctcgatttcgtcaccaccgatagaaactcgtggtgggtggctcacattgtcttctcttgaacctcttcctatcatgtacgtcttcgacgtgt
The Armigeres subalbatus isolate Guangzhou_Male unplaced genomic scaffold, GZ_Asu_2 Contig1310, whole genome shotgun sequence genome window above contains:
- the LOC134202644 gene encoding acetyl-CoA acetyltransferase, cytosolic-like, whose translation is MTSPGEVYIVSAARTPIGNFLGTLSSLTAADLGAVAVKEVLNRANVPPADVDEVILGQALSAGQGQNPARQASLKAGIPKEVPAFLINMLCGSGLKTVALGYQAIRSGDANVVVAGGQESMSKAPHVLHLRSGTKMGEAKMVDTMLSDGLTDAIYDLHMGVTAENLAKEFEITREQQDAFATKSQQLTEESQSKGYFNDEIVAVSVPSRKETITFDKDEFPKHGTTVESLAKLKPCFIKDGTVTPGNASGINDSAAAVLLMSGEEVQKRSAKPLAKIVAFSQTGICPKVMGAGPISAVQKVLDKAGWKLDDVDLFELNEAFAAQSLAVNKGLGVNPEKVNVGGGAIALGHPIGASGCRVLVTLLYALKRTGGKKGVASLCVGGGMGVAMAVEMA